The following coding sequences lie in one Mucilaginibacter sp. KACC 22773 genomic window:
- a CDS encoding tetratricopeptide repeat-containing sensor histidine kinase, with amino-acid sequence MGKPLLTHNLYFYIWHLVICSLLVTAAPSTSLAQADHLKVLFEKLKTAKHDTDRVNTYYSISRQYWGRNADSALLMAQKSLDLAQKIHFEKGVALAYVSKGVALGYKGKWPEALECHFQSLRISQKLGMEGLTGNEYNNISGMYISIEDYSKALYYNRQAYKIALKQNDPTHEGVVSLLINLGEIFKKKGQPDSSILYNTQALVIAKRGKNPINTTVAMYNIGENYVAKKEYGRAQVYFYKALAIAQKNGDDEDIAYCHNGLALTSYYTGNYNASMTYAQKGLEESKKSGIVELIATAYKVLYLTNQKKGSYKEALYYRNLEVALNDSLKTAEKEKVIRNIQSSYELEQKQRQIDLLSKDKVIGQKELERVKLRRDLLTAGAISLLIFAFVLFRNYAQKRKLSEQLALQNKDISAQNLQLEELVHVKDRLFSIIGHDLRGPIHTISHMIDMIKEDGLSEEEGKYWIEKISDTLTITAHLVENLLYWAKSQMDGIQANPADFNVQKVIEQNITLLKERAAEKKVLVTGVEGTTPGTVYGDETMIDIVIRNLVENAVKFSKAGDTVTVSAQNKDAVTVITVKDNGKGIPEEAQAKIFDKFSSYTTYGTASEKGSGLGLLLCKELVEKNNGTIWFESKAGIGSSFYFSLPSL; translated from the coding sequence ATGGGAAAACCTTTACTTACGCATAACCTGTATTTTTATATATGGCACCTGGTTATATGCAGTTTACTGGTTACTGCGGCCCCATCCACCAGCCTGGCCCAGGCCGATCATTTAAAGGTTTTATTTGAGAAACTAAAAACAGCCAAACACGATACCGACCGCGTAAATACCTATTATTCTATTTCCAGGCAATACTGGGGCCGAAATGCCGACAGCGCCCTTCTAATGGCGCAAAAATCGCTTGACCTTGCACAAAAAATTCATTTTGAAAAAGGTGTGGCCCTGGCCTATGTTTCAAAAGGGGTGGCCCTGGGATACAAAGGCAAGTGGCCCGAAGCGCTGGAATGCCATTTTCAGTCTTTACGCATTAGCCAAAAACTGGGGATGGAAGGATTAACCGGCAATGAATATAATAACATCAGTGGCATGTACATTAGTATTGAGGATTATTCAAAAGCGCTTTATTACAACAGGCAAGCGTATAAAATAGCCCTGAAACAAAATGACCCTACACATGAGGGGGTAGTGAGCTTATTGATAAACTTAGGCGAAATTTTTAAGAAAAAAGGCCAGCCCGATTCTTCCATACTATATAATACCCAGGCGCTGGTTATTGCGAAAAGAGGCAAAAATCCTATAAACACAACCGTTGCAATGTATAATATTGGCGAAAACTATGTTGCCAAAAAAGAGTACGGACGGGCGCAGGTTTATTTTTATAAGGCACTTGCTATTGCGCAAAAAAACGGCGACGATGAGGATATTGCTTATTGCCATAACGGCCTGGCGCTTACCAGTTATTATACAGGTAATTACAATGCGAGTATGACCTATGCACAAAAGGGATTGGAAGAAAGCAAAAAATCGGGTATTGTTGAACTTATTGCAACCGCTTATAAGGTACTGTACCTAACCAATCAAAAAAAAGGCAGTTATAAGGAAGCGCTATATTACAGGAACCTTGAAGTTGCTTTGAACGACAGCCTGAAAACCGCAGAAAAAGAAAAAGTTATCCGGAATATACAATCGTCATATGAACTGGAACAAAAGCAACGGCAAATTGATTTGCTGAGTAAAGATAAGGTTATAGGGCAAAAAGAGCTGGAAAGGGTAAAACTAAGGCGCGATTTATTAACGGCAGGGGCTATCTCGTTACTCATATTTGCCTTTGTGCTGTTCAGAAATTACGCGCAGAAACGAAAGCTTAGCGAACAACTGGCCCTGCAAAACAAAGATATATCGGCGCAAAACCTGCAGCTGGAAGAACTGGTACATGTAAAAGACAGGCTGTTTTCTATTATAGGGCACGATTTGCGGGGGCCTATCCATACCATCAGCCATATGATAGATATGATAAAAGAGGATGGCCTATCGGAAGAGGAAGGTAAGTATTGGATTGAGAAAATATCCGATACGCTTACAATAACCGCACATCTGGTCGAAAACCTGCTGTATTGGGCAAAAAGCCAGATGGATGGTATCCAGGCTAATCCCGCCGACTTTAATGTGCAAAAGGTAATTGAACAAAATATAACCCTGCTGAAAGAACGGGCCGCCGAAAAGAAAGTGCTGGTAACCGGGGTGGAGGGTACCACGCCCGGAACTGTTTATGGCGACGAAACAATGATTGATATCGTGATCAGGAATTTGGTGGAGAATGCCGTGAAATTTTCGAAAGCAGGTGATACCGTTACAGTGAGCGCCCAAAATAAGGATGCTGTTACCGTTATAACTGTAAAAGATAACGGGAAAGGCATTCCCGAAGAAGCCCAGGCAAAAATATTTGATAAATTTTCGTCGTACACAACTTATGGTACAGCCAGCGAAAAAGGAAGCGGGCTCGGACTTTTATTATGTAAAGAACTGGTCGAAAAAAACAACGGTACCATATGGTTTGAAAGTAAGGCAGGTATTGGCAGCTCGTTTTATTTTAGCCTACCATCACTATAG
- a CDS encoding dipeptidase, whose product MMKKFQPTWSRREFLAAVTLAGAGTAIMLNPLAAWAIDEVDPRVAKIVADTLGIDTHNHIDLPLTSADVPGPDINLAGEMKKSGLAAICMTFAVDYQKLQNPGDAYERFKNGLASMDKQLARNGMKRSLNMADLNSAHKKHQPTVIQSVEGGHFLEGHIERLQEAYTRGLRHLTLLHDSDAAVPLGDVFTNPARWGGLTAFGADVIRECNRLGILVDLGHASAETVAAALKVAKHPVIISHTGLDTQLGQNENMARMMRPRLISKEQAKIVADTGGVIGVWTHLADSASEYAQNIRALVDVVGIDHVCIGTDTKLTPAYRPAGGGFGPKPGEQGPPPGGMPGNRPDGPPAGDKPHDGPGGGPNRGKMDGGTNQTWPDQKTGFYYTVVEAMLNTGFNADEIGKIGGGNFCRVFDAATAGSH is encoded by the coding sequence ATGATGAAGAAGTTTCAACCAACCTGGTCGCGGCGGGAATTCCTGGCCGCGGTTACCCTTGCCGGAGCCGGTACCGCCATAATGCTGAACCCACTGGCCGCCTGGGCAATTGATGAGGTAGACCCACGCGTAGCCAAAATAGTAGCCGATACCCTGGGTATTGACACCCACAATCATATCGACCTGCCACTAACAAGCGCAGATGTACCCGGCCCGGATATCAACCTGGCGGGAGAAATGAAAAAGTCGGGCTTAGCCGCCATCTGCATGACATTCGCCGTTGATTATCAAAAACTGCAAAACCCCGGCGATGCCTACGAGCGGTTTAAAAACGGCCTGGCTTCAATGGACAAGCAGCTGGCCCGTAACGGTATGAAGCGCTCCCTGAACATGGCCGATCTTAACTCTGCCCATAAAAAGCACCAGCCCACAGTTATCCAATCGGTAGAGGGTGGTCATTTCCTCGAAGGACACATCGAACGGCTTCAAGAAGCCTATACCCGCGGCCTCAGGCACCTGACACTCCTGCATGACAGCGATGCCGCGGTACCGCTGGGCGACGTTTTTACCAACCCTGCACGCTGGGGAGGCCTTACCGCTTTTGGTGCCGACGTTATCCGCGAGTGCAACCGCCTGGGCATCCTGGTCGACCTGGGGCATGCCAGCGCCGAAACAGTGGCCGCCGCACTTAAAGTGGCCAAACACCCGGTAATCATTTCGCACACCGGCCTTGATACCCAATTGGGGCAAAACGAGAACATGGCCCGCATGATGCGCCCCCGGCTCATCAGCAAGGAGCAAGCTAAAATCGTGGCAGATACCGGGGGCGTTATCGGCGTTTGGACGCACCTGGCCGACTCGGCATCTGAGTATGCCCAAAATATCCGGGCGCTGGTTGATGTTGTGGGGATAGATCATGTTTGCATCGGTACCGATACCAAACTAACCCCGGCTTACAGACCAGCGGGCGGCGGTTTCGGCCCCAAACCGGGCGAACAAGGCCCGCCACCGGGCGGCATGCCCGGCAACCGTCCTGATGGCCCACCTGCGGGCGATAAACCCCATGATGGCCCTGGTGGCGGCCCCAACCGTGGCAAAATGGACGGCGGTACCAACCAAACCTGGCCCGATCAAAAGACAGGGTTTTATTACACCGTAGTAGAGGCGATGCTGAATACTGGTTTTAACGCAGATGAAATAGGCAAAATAGGCGGCGGCAACTTTTGCCGGGTGTTTGATGCAGCCACGGCCGGCAGCCACTAA
- a CDS encoding NAD-dependent epimerase/dehydratase family protein: MENQQLSLVNGANGHLGNNLVRLLISKGIAVRASVRNINDKKTFEGLDCEVVQSDITDKQSLVRALQGVDTFYAVGAAFKLWARDPQKEIYDVNIRGTRNMIEAAAEAGVKRIVYVSSIAALNYTTTPAKESYGYNPDRRDVYYNSKNDGEQLAFKLAKELNIELVAVLPSAMIGGEAFAPLNVSYNILRLILQKEIPVETNIALNWVDVKDVAEGCYLAATNGTNGERYILANEKCTSIKDTTKMAQQLFPELKIKLPVAVPKLILFVIAWLMELGSKMNGKAPLLSTKDIAMFSGLQQDFCLTKSRKELGFNPTNTDMVVKESMQYLISNQLVQLKIS, translated from the coding sequence ATGGAAAATCAGCAGCTATCATTGGTTAACGGTGCAAATGGGCATCTCGGCAACAATTTAGTACGACTCCTTATCAGCAAAGGCATTGCGGTACGTGCGTCGGTAAGGAATATTAATGATAAAAAAACTTTTGAAGGATTGGATTGTGAGGTGGTTCAATCAGACATTACTGATAAGCAATCGTTGGTAAGGGCACTGCAAGGTGTAGATACCTTTTATGCAGTAGGCGCTGCGTTTAAGCTTTGGGCCCGAGATCCCCAAAAAGAAATTTATGATGTAAATATCCGGGGCACCAGGAACATGATAGAAGCAGCCGCAGAGGCTGGGGTTAAAAGAATTGTATACGTGAGTTCAATAGCCGCGCTAAATTATACCACCACCCCGGCAAAGGAAAGTTACGGTTATAACCCGGACCGCAGGGATGTGTACTATAACTCAAAAAACGACGGCGAACAACTGGCTTTTAAACTTGCAAAGGAACTTAATATAGAGTTGGTAGCTGTATTACCGTCGGCTATGATAGGAGGTGAGGCTTTTGCGCCATTAAATGTATCGTACAATATTCTCAGGTTAATTCTGCAAAAAGAAATTCCGGTAGAAACAAACATAGCGCTTAACTGGGTAGATGTAAAAGATGTCGCCGAAGGTTGTTATTTAGCGGCAACAAACGGGACCAACGGAGAACGGTATATTCTGGCAAATGAAAAATGTACATCTATTAAAGATACTACCAAAATGGCACAACAGCTTTTCCCCGAATTAAAAATCAAATTACCGGTAGCAGTGCCAAAACTTATTTTATTTGTTATTGCCTGGTTAATGGAATTAGGAAGTAAAATGAATGGGAAAGCACCATTATTGAGCACTAAAGACATTGCTATGTTTTCGGGATTGCAACAGGACTTCTGTTTAACAAAATCGAGAAAAGAATTAGGCTTTAATCCCACAAATACCGACATGGTTGTAAAAGAATCAATGCAATATTTGATCAGCAATCAATTGGTGCAATTAAAGATCTCTTAA
- a CDS encoding Crp/Fnr family transcriptional regulator has translation MHKHLLNIISQKGPLTEADNDLCKACFEPVLLPKNRIVEQAGYIPQYLYFVVKGFMRIFHYNENGDEVTTHINCPPGFLTSYFHFINQTKADESVECITECELLRITKTNLDRLTSKSAAFKDFSIEVFQQSIAYNENRSKELATLTAEQRYKKLIENYPAIIHHVPVQYIASFLGMKPESLSRIRKRMLS, from the coding sequence ATGCACAAGCACTTGCTAAATATAATATCTCAAAAGGGACCGCTAACAGAAGCTGATAATGATTTATGCAAAGCATGTTTTGAGCCGGTGTTGTTGCCTAAAAACAGAATTGTTGAACAAGCCGGATACATACCCCAATACTTGTATTTTGTTGTAAAAGGCTTTATGCGTATTTTTCATTACAATGAAAATGGCGACGAAGTAACAACTCATATTAATTGTCCGCCCGGCTTTTTAACTTCTTACTTTCATTTCATCAATCAAACTAAAGCTGATGAAAGTGTAGAATGCATTACCGAATGTGAATTGCTTAGGATCACAAAAACCAATTTAGACAGGCTAACCAGTAAAAGCGCAGCGTTTAAAGATTTCAGTATTGAAGTATTTCAGCAATCTATAGCTTACAACGAGAACCGTTCAAAAGAACTTGCCACATTAACAGCAGAGCAGCGATATAAAAAACTTATCGAAAACTATCCGGCTATCATTCACCATGTACCGGTGCAATACATAGCTTCGTTTTTGGGCATGAAACCCGAAAGTTTGAGCCGTATCCGCAAACGGATGCTTTCCTAA
- a CDS encoding helix-turn-helix domain-containing protein, translated as MQHFKNLADMHRANGYAPPENPLISIQRCTQTCSLGDREFTSDFYMIGFKKLKSGIIKYGRTKYDHDNGSMMFVKPRQIIEFSSVEYEDDAFIIFIHEDFLNGHVLHTEINKYPFFDYETNEALHLSPQEEQIIWDLFYKIDTEYRSNTDEYSRDIMLTHIDSMLKYSQRFYKRQFINRRELSGKTVSKFNDALATYFKKGLLVTQGLPSVSTLASRLNLSPRYLSDLLKQETGKTAIELIHIYLVNEAKNRLMGDDQSVSEIAYQLGFENLPYFSRLFKKETGISPNQFKKQLVN; from the coding sequence ATGCAGCATTTTAAAAATTTAGCCGATATGCACCGTGCCAACGGTTACGCCCCGCCCGAGAACCCGCTTATCAGCATACAGCGGTGCACGCAAACCTGCAGCCTTGGCGACAGGGAGTTTACATCCGATTTTTATATGATAGGCTTTAAAAAGCTAAAGTCGGGTATTATCAAATATGGCCGTACCAAATACGATCATGATAACGGCAGCATGATGTTTGTAAAACCCCGGCAAATCATTGAATTTAGCAGCGTGGAGTATGAGGACGATGCTTTTATCATCTTCATCCATGAGGATTTTTTGAACGGCCATGTGTTGCATACCGAGATCAACAAATACCCTTTTTTTGATTACGAAACCAACGAGGCGCTACACCTCTCGCCGCAGGAAGAGCAAATCATCTGGGACCTTTTTTACAAAATAGATACCGAATACCGCAGTAATACCGACGAGTACAGCCGCGATATTATGCTTACGCACATCGATTCGATGCTTAAATATTCGCAGCGGTTTTATAAGCGTCAGTTTATCAACCGGCGCGAGCTATCGGGCAAAACTGTTTCAAAATTCAATGATGCACTGGCCACGTACTTCAAAAAAGGCTTATTAGTTACCCAGGGACTGCCTTCGGTAAGCACGCTGGCATCACGCCTCAACCTGTCGCCACGTTACCTGAGCGATCTGCTGAAACAGGAAACCGGTAAAACAGCCATCGAACTAATCCATATTTACCTGGTAAACGAAGCCAAAAACCGGCTCATGGGCGATGATCAAAGCGTATCTGAAATAGCCTACCAACTCGGTTTTGAAAACCTCCCCTATTTTTCGAGGCTTTTTAAAAAAGAAACGGGTATTAGCCCCAACCAGTTTAAAAAGCAGCTGGTTAACTGA
- a CDS encoding SDR family NAD(P)-dependent oxidoreductase: MAKTIFITGASRGFGKLWAEALLQRGDKVVATARDLSTLDDLVTEYGDNILPLQLDVNDRAAGVAAVNKAKAHFGSIDVLINNAGYGLFGTIEETTEQEARGQIETNFFGLLWLTQAVLPVMRQQGHGHIIQVSSVLGHATLPVLGLYNASKFAVEGLSETLATEVRGFGINVTLIEPNGFATDWAGASSAQTVAMPEYDAVRAAFQAGITDDIFGIPEATSDAVLKLIDSENPPLRLLLGSQAYPWVKQVYDGRIAEWESWKEISAAAQGK, from the coding sequence ATGGCAAAAACAATTTTTATTACCGGCGCCTCACGTGGTTTCGGTAAATTATGGGCCGAAGCATTACTGCAACGCGGCGATAAAGTAGTAGCAACAGCCCGCGACCTAAGTACCCTTGATGACCTGGTAACCGAATACGGCGACAATATTTTACCCCTGCAACTGGATGTTAACGACCGCGCCGCCGGCGTTGCAGCCGTCAACAAAGCAAAAGCACATTTTGGCAGCATAGATGTACTGATTAACAATGCCGGCTACGGTTTATTTGGTACTATTGAAGAAACTACCGAGCAGGAAGCCCGCGGCCAGATAGAGACCAACTTTTTTGGTTTGCTGTGGTTAACCCAGGCCGTATTACCTGTAATGCGCCAGCAGGGCCATGGCCACATCATCCAGGTTTCGAGCGTATTGGGCCATGCTACCCTGCCGGTGCTGGGTTTATATAATGCATCAAAATTTGCCGTGGAAGGCCTGAGCGAAACGCTGGCTACTGAAGTAAGAGGCTTTGGCATTAATGTTACCCTGATTGAACCTAACGGCTTTGCAACTGATTGGGCCGGCGCCTCATCTGCACAAACCGTGGCTATGCCCGAGTATGATGCCGTGCGTGCCGCTTTCCAGGCCGGCATAACCGATGACATTTTTGGTATACCCGAAGCAACCAGCGACGCCGTATTAAAGCTTATTGACAGCGAAAACCCGCCGTTGCGTTTGTTATTGGGCAGCCAGGCTTACCCATGGGTAAAACAGGTTTATGATGGCCGCATTGCCGAGTGGGAAAGCTGGAAAGAGATATCGGCCGCCGCACAGGGCAAATAA
- a CDS encoding class I SAM-dependent methyltransferase: protein MNDISTKAPSPGLPGETAIQYDQFFGPLYFEPYAIEVAKRIDPARVSIVLEIAAGTGRVTRHIRERIPPAAKLIASDISEDMLAVAKSKLSHLDIDWQNIDAQQLPFDDNSIDMVICCFGYMFVPDKPKAFAEAYRVLKPGGLFLFTTWDKLENNAASYSCRTIAQQYLEEPLPESYNLATSMSDEAVITPLLQHAGFAKISIEKVQLFAVSPTAKEAADGLVAWGPVYEDIKKRNPAWVDEIKIKVEKELAEKFGAAPMVAPISAVISQARK from the coding sequence ATGAATGATATATCGACTAAAGCACCTTCCCCTGGTTTGCCGGGAGAAACTGCGATTCAATATGATCAATTTTTTGGTCCGTTATATTTTGAACCATATGCCATCGAAGTTGCAAAACGAATTGACCCAGCCCGGGTTTCTATTGTACTGGAAATTGCTGCCGGAACAGGCCGTGTTACCCGCCATATCCGGGAACGTATTCCACCCGCGGCAAAACTAATCGCTTCAGATATTAGCGAGGATATGTTGGCCGTAGCCAAAAGTAAATTAAGCCATCTTGATATCGACTGGCAGAATATAGATGCCCAACAACTTCCTTTTGATGACAATAGCATCGACATGGTTATATGTTGCTTCGGGTATATGTTTGTTCCGGATAAGCCAAAGGCGTTTGCAGAGGCATACCGGGTGCTAAAACCGGGTGGCTTATTTTTATTTACAACATGGGATAAGCTGGAGAACAACGCTGCGTCATATTCCTGCAGAACTATCGCACAGCAATACCTGGAAGAGCCATTGCCCGAATCTTATAATCTTGCTACCTCGATGAGTGATGAAGCTGTAATAACACCATTATTACAGCATGCCGGGTTTGCAAAAATATCAATAGAAAAAGTACAACTTTTTGCCGTTAGTCCAACGGCAAAAGAAGCAGCAGATGGTCTTGTAGCATGGGGCCCTGTTTATGAGGACATTAAAAAGCGCAACCCGGCCTGGGTAGACGAGATAAAAATTAAAGTGGAAAAAGAACTTGCCGAGAAATTCGGAGCTGCTCCCATGGTTGCTCCAATAAGTGCTGTAATCAGCCAGGCGCGGAAATAG
- a CDS encoding VOC family protein — MNNYLMNIVTFNLQRDKTMAENKLIRMDNMGIVVESLDNAISFFTEIGLKLEGRATVEGEWAGRITGLGSQQVEIAMMVTPDGHNRLELSRFVTPPVISDHRTAPVNALGYLRAMFTVENLDEMVSRLSKHGAQLVGEVVQYENSYRLCYIRGTEGLLIGLAQELGSH; from the coding sequence ATGAACAATTATTTGATGAACATCGTTACTTTTAATTTACAAAGAGATAAAACCATGGCAGAAAACAAATTAATAAGAATGGACAATATGGGCATCGTTGTAGAATCCCTCGATAACGCCATATCCTTTTTTACAGAAATAGGCCTGAAGCTTGAAGGACGGGCTACCGTGGAAGGCGAATGGGCGGGCCGCATTACCGGGCTTGGTTCGCAGCAAGTAGAAATTGCCATGATGGTTACCCCGGATGGTCATAACCGCCTCGAGCTTTCGCGGTTTGTTACCCCTCCTGTAATTTCAGATCATCGTACAGCCCCGGTGAACGCGCTGGGCTACCTGCGTGCGATGTTCACTGTTGAAAACCTCGACGAAATGGTGTCCAGGCTCAGCAAGCACGGCGCTCAGCTTGTAGGCGAGGTAGTTCAGTATGAGAACTCATACCGGCTCTGCTACATTCGCGGAACCGAGGGGCTTCTTATCGGCCTGGCGCAGGAACTGGGGAGTCACTGA
- a CDS encoding ArsR/SmtB family transcription factor has product MKPDIFQAIADPTRRAILTLIAIQALTPNAMAQKFDMTRQAVSKHIKVLHECDLIKPEQSGREIYYHFNAKKMQEFDNWLAQFRQSWETQFNQLDQLLSTIKKTEK; this is encoded by the coding sequence ATGAAACCAGACATATTCCAGGCCATAGCCGACCCGACACGCAGGGCTATTTTAACGTTAATTGCCATACAGGCATTAACGCCAAATGCCATGGCCCAAAAATTTGATATGACCCGGCAGGCCGTATCAAAACATATTAAAGTATTACACGAATGTGATTTAATTAAACCCGAGCAGAGTGGCCGGGAGATTTATTATCACTTTAACGCAAAAAAAATGCAGGAATTCGACAACTGGTTAGCCCAGTTCAGGCAAAGCTGGGAAACTCAATTCAATCAACTGGACCAACTATTATCAACAATTAAAAAAACAGAAAAATGA
- a CDS encoding SRPBCC family protein, with translation MNNDLLFDFNVDKAAKTVFITREFNAGQSLVWDAFTKAELLDQWGAPAPMRAKTKYMNFEVGGRRFYAMISPDGQERWSVQEFTSITPKTNFKMYNAFADKDENRELPGSEWDYNFSEQNGITKVNITIFNESFERMEKLLEGFKIGFTMTLKNLEDLLSTLS, from the coding sequence ATGAACAACGATTTGCTATTTGATTTTAACGTTGACAAAGCAGCGAAAACGGTATTTATAACCAGGGAATTCAACGCCGGGCAATCTTTAGTATGGGATGCCTTTACCAAAGCCGAATTACTGGATCAATGGGGGGCGCCTGCACCCATGCGCGCCAAAACTAAGTATATGAATTTTGAAGTAGGCGGGCGGCGATTTTACGCGATGATAAGCCCCGATGGGCAGGAGCGTTGGTCTGTGCAGGAATTTACATCCATTACCCCGAAAACCAATTTTAAGATGTACAACGCGTTTGCTGATAAAGACGAAAATCGCGAACTGCCGGGTTCTGAATGGGATTACAATTTCAGCGAACAAAACGGGATAACAAAAGTGAACATCACCATTTTTAATGAATCGTTTGAACGCATGGAGAAATTATTGGAAGGCTTCAAAATAGGCTTTACCATGACATTAAAAAACCTGGAAGACCTGTTATCAACTTTATCCTAA
- a CDS encoding VOC family protein, which produces MRAINPWINFNGNAEEAFTFYKSVFGGEFTKIIRFKDISGPEMPIAENEANKIMYIGLPLGKNNVLIANDVPGFMGRVSEAENRSKIYVSADSREEAEQIFNGLSAGGDVEGPIGDTPWGTYAGMFRDKYGIEWIVEFDASNNG; this is translated from the coding sequence ATGAGAGCAATTAATCCCTGGATCAACTTCAATGGAAATGCCGAAGAAGCATTCACTTTTTACAAATCGGTTTTTGGCGGCGAGTTTACAAAGATCATCCGTTTCAAAGACATATCGGGCCCCGAAATGCCGATAGCAGAAAATGAGGCCAATAAAATCATGTACATTGGTTTACCATTGGGTAAAAACAATGTGCTAATAGCCAATGATGTTCCCGGTTTTATGGGTCGGGTGAGCGAAGCCGAAAACCGGTCGAAAATATATGTGAGCGCCGATAGCCGGGAAGAGGCCGAGCAAATATTTAACGGCCTGTCGGCAGGCGGAGACGTGGAAGGTCCTATTGGCGATACCCCATGGGGTACATATGCCGGCATGTTCAGGGACAAATATGGTATTGAATGGATTGTGGAATTTGACGCAAGTAATAACGGGTAA